The window TATCAACGTGCAGCCTTTTTGGCAGTTCATCGCAGTAGGGCTGGTGATCATTTTGAGCGTGCTGGTAGATCAGGCTAAAACCGGGGTGGTGAAGTCATGAGCACACCGCTCCTGGAAGTCCGCGGCATCACCAAGCGCTTCGGTGGGGTGACCGCACTCAACAACGTCTCATTTCAGCTTTTTCCTGGTGAGGTGCTGGCCCTAGCCGGCGACAACGGTGCGGGTAAGAGCACCCTGATCAAGTGCATCAGTGGAGTACACCTACCCGAAGAGGGGCAGATTTTTTTCCAGGGGCGTGAGGTGCACTTCAACAACCCCCGCGAGGCTCGCGAGGCTGGCATCGAGACCATCTATCAGGACCTGGCCTTAGCTGACAACCTCGACGTAGGAGCCAATGTCTTCTTGGGCCGCGAGCCGATACGTCGCCGCTTTGGGCTGCCGGTCTTGGATCGGGCAAAGATGCGCGCTGAAGCTCGTACCGTGCTCGATACCCTGGACATCCACACTGCCCTGGACCGCCCGGTGAGTGCGCTCTCGGGCGGGCAGCGCCAGGCCGTCGCCATCGGGCGGGCTATCTATTGGAAGGCCCGGCTGCTGATCATGGACGAGCCCACCGCCGCCTTGGGGGTCCCCGAGCAGCGTAAGGTGGTCGAGCTGATTCAGCGCCTCAAGCAGCAAGGGGTGGCAATCATCTTCATCTCACACAATCTGGGGGATATCTTCGCCGTCTCCGACCGGATTCTGGTGCTGCTGCGCGGCCAGAAAGCTGGAGAACGCCAAGCCAGCAAAACCAACGGCGATGAGATCGTCAAGCTGATGGTGGGGGGATAAGGAGGAGGCTTTTGTGGGAAAGATGGGATTTGGCATCCTCGGGGCAGCTAGGATTGCAGCCAGCGCCCTGATCCCCGCCATTCACAAATCCACCAACGCCCGGCTGGTGGCGGTAGCAGCCCGCGACGGCGATCGGGCCGCTGAGTACGCAAGCCAGCACGGCATCCCCAAAGCCTATGGCAGCTACGAGCAGATGCTGGCCGACCCCGAGGTCGAGGCTGTGTACAACCCCTTGCCCAACTCGCTGCACCTGCCCTGGACCTTGAAGGCGCTGGAGGCGGGCAAACACGTGCTATGCGAAAAACCCCTGGCGCTGAACGCTGCCGAGGCAGAGCAGATGGATCAGGCAGCAAAAACGGCGGACCGCACCTTGATGGAAGCCTTCATGTACCGCTTCCACCCCCAGATCGCCCGATCCCTCGAGCTGGTGCGATCCGATGCGCTAGGAGAGCTGCGCTTGATCCGCGCTTCGTTTAGCTTCCCCCTCGAGCGCCCTGCCGATATCCGCTGGGTAGCGGCTTTGGGCGGGGGGGCCCTCTACGACGTGGGCTGTTATTGTGTGACACTATCGCGGCTTTTCGCACACCGGGAACCACTCGCCGTGCGTGGATGGAGCGACCTTACCCCCCCCGATCACCCCGGGGGCGGGGGGGTTGACCACAGCTTTGTAGGAGTGCTGGACTTTGGTGATGGGCTGCGTTCGGTGTTTGACTGCTCGTTTACCCAGCCGTTTCGCCAACATGTCGAGCTGGTAGGAGAGCGGGGCAGTTTGGTCATCCCCGAGCCTTGGCTTCCCGGAAGGCGCGGTTCAGGCGGCCCCACCCTACACGGTCAGGTGGCCCCCTCGTTAATCGTCAACGGCCAGACGGAAGCCCAGCCCGCCGCCGACCAGTACCAGCGGATGGTGGAGCACTTCGTAAGGGCCGCCCGCGGCCAAGAGCCTTTACGCTATCCCGCCGCAGAGGCGGTGCGGCAGATGCGGGTGCTGGATGCCCTGTACGCCTCCGCCAGGGCGGGAAGGACGGTGCAGCTTGGCTAAGCTGGCTCTCCTCACCTCCGGCGGCGATGCGCCGGGAATGAACATGGCCCTCTGGGCGGCGACCCAAAGGGCCATGGAGCGAGGGTGGGAAGTGTTGGGGGTGCGTGAGGGTTTTGCCGGGCTGTTGCGGGGGGACTTCCTCGAGATTAGCCCCACTGAGATGTTGTCCTATGCCCGCTTGGGTGGGACCTTCTTGGGCACCTCGCGCGACCCTGCCTTCCAGGCCAAACTGCCCCAAGCCCTAAAAGCCCTGGAAGCAGCCGGCATCACCCACCTGATGGTGTTGGGGGGAAACGGCTCGCTGCAAGGCGCTAAGGTTTTGTCTCAAGCCGGTATAGGCGTGGTGGGGCTTCCGGCCACCATTGACAACGACGTAGACGCTTCGGAGGAGTCCATCGGCTTCGATACCGCGCTGAACTTTGGCCTGTTGATTCTGGATCAATTCCGGGATACTGCCGAGGCGCTACCCCGGTTGTGCGCCCTCGAGACCCTGGGCGGTAACACCGGCTTCCTGGCCCAGGCGGTAGGGCAGG of the Calidithermus timidus DSM 17022 genome contains:
- a CDS encoding 6-phosphofructokinase, with product MAKLALLTSGGDAPGMNMALWAATQRAMERGWEVLGVREGFAGLLRGDFLEISPTEMLSYARLGGTFLGTSRDPAFQAKLPQALKALEAAGITHLMVLGGNGSLQGAKVLSQAGIGVVGLPATIDNDVDASEESIGFDTALNFGLLILDQFRDTAEALPRLCALETLGGNTGFLAQAVGQAGGADVLLLPERPLPFEQLLEQTRSAIAHRRFALIVASEGYPDLENTLQALSEQVGLRLRFARPSHAMRGGRPSARDRLLARRLAEAGVEYLAQGYSGAVLVQHGQPERVPFDQLESHKALP
- a CDS encoding Gfo/Idh/MocA family protein, coding for MGFGILGAARIAASALIPAIHKSTNARLVAVAARDGDRAAEYASQHGIPKAYGSYEQMLADPEVEAVYNPLPNSLHLPWTLKALEAGKHVLCEKPLALNAAEAEQMDQAAKTADRTLMEAFMYRFHPQIARSLELVRSDALGELRLIRASFSFPLERPADIRWVAALGGGALYDVGCYCVTLSRLFAHREPLAVRGWSDLTPPDHPGGGGVDHSFVGVLDFGDGLRSVFDCSFTQPFRQHVELVGERGSLVIPEPWLPGRRGSGGPTLHGQVAPSLIVNGQTEAQPAADQYQRMVEHFVRAARGQEPLRYPAAEAVRQMRVLDALYASARAGRTVQLG
- a CDS encoding ATP-binding cassette domain-containing protein, with product MSTPLLEVRGITKRFGGVTALNNVSFQLFPGEVLALAGDNGAGKSTLIKCISGVHLPEEGQIFFQGREVHFNNPREAREAGIETIYQDLALADNLDVGANVFLGREPIRRRFGLPVLDRAKMRAEARTVLDTLDIHTALDRPVSALSGGQRQAVAIGRAIYWKARLLIMDEPTAALGVPEQRKVVELIQRLKQQGVAIIFISHNLGDIFAVSDRILVLLRGQKAGERQASKTNGDEIVKLMVGG